A region of Lycium barbarum isolate Lr01 chromosome 3, ASM1917538v2, whole genome shotgun sequence DNA encodes the following proteins:
- the LOC132630950 gene encoding ethylene-overproduction protein 1-like isoform X1 yields the protein MVEPAYHHHARPLTSTLLYGGDICRAKVEQSIKLLTRGLVIRFMSTCTENESEGKEECCEISKSRFVSLIRQLSHSMRGFKLKDRCKTTQVHAYNPSQTSTSNPFPKLQYPTINSILAESADTVSLSTAFLPYGLPRSDSFEPQVEPCLKSVDFVESLAELYRKVEMTQDFGKALVYVEQYAVLYSLGDPKLLRRCLQSARRHAVDVHSKVVLSAWLRFERREDELVGSSALDCIGRLVECPKAALLHGYDPVFGHCQCHHGLGAPNNEIEISHFGNSDSQVCFCIGKEEINCIRGKIAALSAPLKSMLYGHFIESDKERIDFTHIGISVDGMRAVDFFSRTRRLDSYPANILLELLSFANRFCCEEMKSASDCYLASLVSDIDEALLLIDYALEERAHLLVASCLQLMLRELPGYLYNPKVLNTFCSSAARERLAPVFGQASFLLYYFLSHVALEDNMTSKVTVMLLERLKECASERWQKALALHQLGCVFLERKDYKEAQHCFEMAIEAGHVYSLVGVARTKFKQGRRFLASELINGIISENKPTGWMYQERSLYSVGKQKILDVNDATRLDPTLSFPYKYRAITMVEESQFEAAIVEINRIVGFKVSPDCLELRAWFFIALEDYESAIRDIRALLTLEPNYMMFLGKMRADHLVELLSLHVQPWSPADCWMQLYDRWSSVDDIGSLAVIHQMLINDPGRSILRFRQSLLLLRLNCQKAAMRSLRLALNHSTFSYERLVYEGWILYDTGHREEALAKAEESISLQRSFEAFFLKAYALADTTLDSESSSYVIQLLEEALKCPSDGLRKGQALNNLGSIYVDCNKLDLAADCYVSALEIKHTRAHQGLARVYHLKNDRKAAYEEMTKLIDKAQNKASAYEKRSEYCDRDMANSDLSMATVSDPLRTYPYRYRAAVLMDDQRESEAVEELTRAISFKPDLQMLNLRAAFHESMADFSHALQDSEAALCLDPNHKDTLDLYSRTRIQAQKNN from the exons ATGGTTGAACCTGCATATCACCACCACGCACGCCCTCTTACCTCAACTCTTTTGTATGGTGGTGATATATGCAGAGCAAAAGTTGAACAGTCAATTAAATTATTGACAAGGGGGTTAGTTATTAGATTCATGTCTACTTGTACAGAGAATGAAAGTGAAGGAAAGGAGGAATGTTGTGAAATTTCGAAATCAAGATTTGTAAGTCTCATCCGTCAACTGTCTCACAGTATGCGTGGTTTCAAGCTCAAAGACCGTTGTAAGACTACTCAAGTCCATGCTTACAACCCATCTCAAACTTCCACTAGTAACCCTTTTCCCAAGCTCCAGTACCCTACAATCAACTCCATTTTGGCAGAATCTGCTGATACTGTGTCACTATCAACAGCTTTTCTTCCCTATGGGCTTCCAAGAAGTGATTCTTTTGAGCCCCAAGTTGAGCCTTGTCTCAAAtctgttgattttgttgaatctttaGCTGAGCTTTACCGCAAAGTTGAGATGACCCAAGATTTTGGTAAGGCTTTGGTTTATGTAGAGCAGTACGCTGTGTTGTACAGCCTTGGTGATCCAAAGTTGCTGCGTAGGTGTCTTCAATCGGCTCGTCGTCATGCTGTTGATGTGCATTCCAAGGTGGTTTTGTCAGCTTGGTTGAGGTTTGAGAGGAGAGAGGATGAGTTAGTTGGATCATCAGCTTTGGATTGTATTGGGAGACTTGTTGAATGCCCCAAGGCTGCTTTGCTACATGGCTATGATCCTGTTTTTGGTCATTGCCAATGTCATCATGGACTTGGAGCACCTAATAATGAGATTGAGATCTCTCATTTTGGTAACTCAGACTCACAAGTTTGCTTCTGCATAGGCAAAGAGGAAATCAACTGTATTCGAGGTAAAATTGCAGCTCTTTCTGCTCCATTAAAATCAATGTTGTATGGTCATTTCATTGAGTCTGATAAGGAAAGAATTGATTTTACACACATTGGTATATCTGTGGATGGAATGAGAGCTGTAGATTTCTTTAGTAGGACAAGAAGATTAGATTCTTACCCAGCCAACATACTTCTTGAGCTTCTTTCATTTGCAAATAGATTCTGTTGTGAGGAAATGAAATCTGCTTCTGATTGTTACTTGGCCTCTTTGGTTTCTGATATCGATGAGGCATTGCTTCTTATTGATTATGCTCTGGAGGAGAGAGCACATCTGCTCGTGGCGTCTTGCCTGCAGCTGATGCTAAGAGAGCTTCCAGGTTATTTGTATAATCCAAAAGTTCTCAACACATTTTGTAGCTCTGCAGCTAGAGAGAGACTTGCCCCTGTTTTTGGGCAAGCTTCTTTTCTGTTATATTATTTCCTTAGCCATGTAGCATTAGAAGATAACATGACGTCCAAAGTTACAGTTATGTTGTTGGAGAGATTGAAGGAGTGTGCTAGTGAAAGATGGCAAAAGGCACTAGCTTTGCATCAACTTGGGTGTGTGTTTCTTGAAAGGAAGGATTACAAGGAAGCTCAGCATTGTTTTGAGATGGCAATTGAGGCTGGTCATGTTTATTCTTTAGTAGGTGTTGCACGAACTAAATTCAAGCAAGGGCGGCGGTTTTTGGCTTCTGAGCTAATTAATGGTATTATTTCAGAGAATAAACCTACAGGGTGGATGTACCAAGAGAGGTCTTTGTACAGCGTAGGCAAACAAAAGATTTTGGATGTCAATGATGCCACCAGATTGGATCCCACCCTTTCTTTTCCATACAAATACAGAGCCATTACGATGGTGGAAGAGAGCCAGTTTGAGGCTGCTATCGTGGAGATAAATAGAATTGTTGGTTTTAAGGTCTCTCCAGACTGCCTTGAACTGCGGGCTTGGTTTTTTATTGCACTTGAGGATTATGAATCTGCTATAAGAGATATCCGGGCATTGTTGACTCTAGAGCCAAACTATATGATGTTTCTTGGAAAAATGAGGGCTGACCACCTGGTTGAGCTTCTCAGTCTGCACGTTCAGCCATGGAGTCCTGCAGATTGCTGGATGCAACTCTATGATCGATGGTCATCTGTTGATGATATTGGTTCACTGGCTGTTATACACCAGATGCTCATAAATGATCCTGGGAGGAGCATTCTGCGATTCAGGCAATCTCTGCTCCTATTacg GTTAAATTGTCAAAAAGCTGCAATGCGCAGTTTGCGCCTGGCCCTGAATCATTCCACCTTCTCATATGAAAGGCTTGTGTATGAAGGATGGATTTTATATGACACTGGACATCGTGAAGAAGCACTTGCTAAGGCTGAGGAATCCATTTCTCTCCAAAGGTCATTCGAAGCCTTTTTCCTTAAAGCATACGCTCTAGCCGATACAACTCTGGATTCCGAATCTTCATCTTATGTCATCCAACTGTTGGAGGAAGCACTTAAATGTCCTTCAGATGGTCTTCGCAAGGGACAA GCATTAAATAATCTAGGAAGTATTTACGTGGATTGCAATAAGTTGGACCTCGCAGCAGACTGCTATGTTAGTGCCCTCGAGATAAAGCATACAAGAGCGCATCAAGGGTTAGCACGTGTATATCATCTCAAAAACGATAGGAAAGCTGCTTATGAGGAAATGACAAAGCTGATAGACAAGGCTCAGAACAAGGCATCTGCTTATGAAAAACGGTCAGAGTATTGTGATCGTGACATGGCAAATAGTGATCTCAGCATGGCTACAGTATCAGATCCTTTAAGGACTTACCCATATAGATACAGGGCTGCAG TGCTCATGGATGACCAAAGGGAGAGTGAGGCTGTGGAGGAGCTTACAAGAGCCATTTCTTTCAAACCTGACTTGCAAATGCTTAATCTTCGAGCAGCATTCCATGAGTCAATGGCTGATTTCTCACATGCTCTCCAGGATAGTGAAGCCGCCCTCTGCTTGGATCCCAATCATAAGGATACCTTAGATCTGTACAGCCGCACACGTATTCAAGCACAGAAAAACAACTAG
- the LOC132630950 gene encoding ethylene-overproduction protein 1-like isoform X3: MVEPAYHHHARPLTSTLLYGGDICRAKVEQSIKLLTRGLVIRFMSTCTENESEGKEECCEISKSRFVSLIRQLSHSMRGFKLKDRCKTTQVHAYNPSQTSTSNPFPKLQYPTINSILAESADTVSLSTAFLPYGLPRSDSFEPQVEPCLKSVDFVESLAELYRKVEMTQDFGKALVYVEQYAVLYSLGDPKLLRRCLQSARRHAVDVHSKVVLSAWLRFERREDELVGSSALDCIGRLVECPKAALLHGYDPVFGHCQCHHGLGAPNNEIEISHFGNSDSQVCFCIGKEEINCIRGKIAALSAPLKSMLYGHFIESDKERIDFTHIGISVDGMRAVDFFSRTRRLDSYPANILLELLSFANRFCCEEMKSASDCYLASLVSDIDEALLLIDYALEERAHLLVASCLQLMLRELPGYLYNPKVLNTFCSSAARERLAPVFGQASFLLYYFLSHVALEDNMTSKVTVMLLERLKECASERWQKALALHQLGCVFLERKDYKEAQHCFEMAIEAGHVYSLVGVARTKFKQGRRFLASELINGIISENKPTGWMYQERSLYSVGKQKILDVNDATRLDPTLSFPYKYRAITMVEESQFEAAIVEINRIVGFKVSPDCLELRAWFFIALEDYESAIRDIRALLTLEPNYMMFLGKMRADHLVELLSLHVQPWSPADCWMQLYDRWSSVDDIGSLAVIHQMLINDPGRSILRFRQSLLLLRLNCQKAAMRSLRLALNHSTFSYERLVYEGWILYDTGHREEALAKAEESISLQRSFEAFFLKAYALADTTLDSESSSYVIQLLEEALKCPSDGLRKGQSFRH, from the exons ATGGTTGAACCTGCATATCACCACCACGCACGCCCTCTTACCTCAACTCTTTTGTATGGTGGTGATATATGCAGAGCAAAAGTTGAACAGTCAATTAAATTATTGACAAGGGGGTTAGTTATTAGATTCATGTCTACTTGTACAGAGAATGAAAGTGAAGGAAAGGAGGAATGTTGTGAAATTTCGAAATCAAGATTTGTAAGTCTCATCCGTCAACTGTCTCACAGTATGCGTGGTTTCAAGCTCAAAGACCGTTGTAAGACTACTCAAGTCCATGCTTACAACCCATCTCAAACTTCCACTAGTAACCCTTTTCCCAAGCTCCAGTACCCTACAATCAACTCCATTTTGGCAGAATCTGCTGATACTGTGTCACTATCAACAGCTTTTCTTCCCTATGGGCTTCCAAGAAGTGATTCTTTTGAGCCCCAAGTTGAGCCTTGTCTCAAAtctgttgattttgttgaatctttaGCTGAGCTTTACCGCAAAGTTGAGATGACCCAAGATTTTGGTAAGGCTTTGGTTTATGTAGAGCAGTACGCTGTGTTGTACAGCCTTGGTGATCCAAAGTTGCTGCGTAGGTGTCTTCAATCGGCTCGTCGTCATGCTGTTGATGTGCATTCCAAGGTGGTTTTGTCAGCTTGGTTGAGGTTTGAGAGGAGAGAGGATGAGTTAGTTGGATCATCAGCTTTGGATTGTATTGGGAGACTTGTTGAATGCCCCAAGGCTGCTTTGCTACATGGCTATGATCCTGTTTTTGGTCATTGCCAATGTCATCATGGACTTGGAGCACCTAATAATGAGATTGAGATCTCTCATTTTGGTAACTCAGACTCACAAGTTTGCTTCTGCATAGGCAAAGAGGAAATCAACTGTATTCGAGGTAAAATTGCAGCTCTTTCTGCTCCATTAAAATCAATGTTGTATGGTCATTTCATTGAGTCTGATAAGGAAAGAATTGATTTTACACACATTGGTATATCTGTGGATGGAATGAGAGCTGTAGATTTCTTTAGTAGGACAAGAAGATTAGATTCTTACCCAGCCAACATACTTCTTGAGCTTCTTTCATTTGCAAATAGATTCTGTTGTGAGGAAATGAAATCTGCTTCTGATTGTTACTTGGCCTCTTTGGTTTCTGATATCGATGAGGCATTGCTTCTTATTGATTATGCTCTGGAGGAGAGAGCACATCTGCTCGTGGCGTCTTGCCTGCAGCTGATGCTAAGAGAGCTTCCAGGTTATTTGTATAATCCAAAAGTTCTCAACACATTTTGTAGCTCTGCAGCTAGAGAGAGACTTGCCCCTGTTTTTGGGCAAGCTTCTTTTCTGTTATATTATTTCCTTAGCCATGTAGCATTAGAAGATAACATGACGTCCAAAGTTACAGTTATGTTGTTGGAGAGATTGAAGGAGTGTGCTAGTGAAAGATGGCAAAAGGCACTAGCTTTGCATCAACTTGGGTGTGTGTTTCTTGAAAGGAAGGATTACAAGGAAGCTCAGCATTGTTTTGAGATGGCAATTGAGGCTGGTCATGTTTATTCTTTAGTAGGTGTTGCACGAACTAAATTCAAGCAAGGGCGGCGGTTTTTGGCTTCTGAGCTAATTAATGGTATTATTTCAGAGAATAAACCTACAGGGTGGATGTACCAAGAGAGGTCTTTGTACAGCGTAGGCAAACAAAAGATTTTGGATGTCAATGATGCCACCAGATTGGATCCCACCCTTTCTTTTCCATACAAATACAGAGCCATTACGATGGTGGAAGAGAGCCAGTTTGAGGCTGCTATCGTGGAGATAAATAGAATTGTTGGTTTTAAGGTCTCTCCAGACTGCCTTGAACTGCGGGCTTGGTTTTTTATTGCACTTGAGGATTATGAATCTGCTATAAGAGATATCCGGGCATTGTTGACTCTAGAGCCAAACTATATGATGTTTCTTGGAAAAATGAGGGCTGACCACCTGGTTGAGCTTCTCAGTCTGCACGTTCAGCCATGGAGTCCTGCAGATTGCTGGATGCAACTCTATGATCGATGGTCATCTGTTGATGATATTGGTTCACTGGCTGTTATACACCAGATGCTCATAAATGATCCTGGGAGGAGCATTCTGCGATTCAGGCAATCTCTGCTCCTATTacg GTTAAATTGTCAAAAAGCTGCAATGCGCAGTTTGCGCCTGGCCCTGAATCATTCCACCTTCTCATATGAAAGGCTTGTGTATGAAGGATGGATTTTATATGACACTGGACATCGTGAAGAAGCACTTGCTAAGGCTGAGGAATCCATTTCTCTCCAAAGGTCATTCGAAGCCTTTTTCCTTAAAGCATACGCTCTAGCCGATACAACTCTGGATTCCGAATCTTCATCTTATGTCATCCAACTGTTGGAGGAAGCACTTAAATGTCCTTCAGATGGTCTTCGCAAGGGACAA TCTTTCAGGCATTAA
- the LOC132630950 gene encoding ethylene-overproduction protein 1-like isoform X2, translating to MVEPAYHHHARPLTSTLLYGGDICRAKVEQSIKLLTRGLVIRFMSTCTENESEGKEECCEISKSRFVSLIRQLSHSMRGFKLKDRCKTTQVHAYNPSQTSTSNPFPKLQYPTINSILAESADTVSLSTAFLPYGLPRSDSFEPQVEPCLKSVDFVESLAELYRKVEMTQDFGKALVYVEQYAVLYSLGDPKLLRRCLQSARRHAVDVHSKVVLSAWLRFERREDELVGSSALDCIGRLVECPKAALLHGYDPVFGHCQCHHGLGAPNNEIEISHFGNSDSQVCFCIGKEEINCIRGKIAALSAPLKSMLYGHFIESDKERIDFTHIGISVDGMRAVDFFSRTRRLDSYPANILLELLSFANRFCCEEMKSASDCYLASLVSDIDEALLLIDYALEERAHLLVASCLQLMLRELPGYLYNPKVLNTFCSSAARERLAPVFGQASFLLYYFLSHVALEDNMTSKVTVMLLERLKECASERWQKALALHQLGCVFLERKDYKEAQHCFEMAIEAGHVYSLVGVARTKFKQGRRFLASELINGIISENKPTGWMYQERSLYSVGKQKILDVNDATRLDPTLSFPYKYRAITMVEESQFEAAIVEINRIVGFKVSPDCLELRAWFFIALEDYESAIRDIRALLTLEPNYMMFLGKMRADHLVELLSLHVQPWSPADCWMQLYDRWSSVDDIGSLAVIHQMLINDPGRSILRFRQSLLLLRLNCQKAAMRSLRLALNHSTFSYERLVYEGWILYDTGHREEALAKAEESISLQRSFEAFFLKAYALADTTLDSESSSYVIQLLEEALKCPSDGLRKGQALNNLGSIYVDCNKLDLAADCYVSALEIKHTRAHQGLARVYHLKNDRKAAYEEMTKLIDKAQNKASAYEKRSEYCDRDMANSDLSMATVSDPLRTYPYRYRAAGG from the exons ATGGTTGAACCTGCATATCACCACCACGCACGCCCTCTTACCTCAACTCTTTTGTATGGTGGTGATATATGCAGAGCAAAAGTTGAACAGTCAATTAAATTATTGACAAGGGGGTTAGTTATTAGATTCATGTCTACTTGTACAGAGAATGAAAGTGAAGGAAAGGAGGAATGTTGTGAAATTTCGAAATCAAGATTTGTAAGTCTCATCCGTCAACTGTCTCACAGTATGCGTGGTTTCAAGCTCAAAGACCGTTGTAAGACTACTCAAGTCCATGCTTACAACCCATCTCAAACTTCCACTAGTAACCCTTTTCCCAAGCTCCAGTACCCTACAATCAACTCCATTTTGGCAGAATCTGCTGATACTGTGTCACTATCAACAGCTTTTCTTCCCTATGGGCTTCCAAGAAGTGATTCTTTTGAGCCCCAAGTTGAGCCTTGTCTCAAAtctgttgattttgttgaatctttaGCTGAGCTTTACCGCAAAGTTGAGATGACCCAAGATTTTGGTAAGGCTTTGGTTTATGTAGAGCAGTACGCTGTGTTGTACAGCCTTGGTGATCCAAAGTTGCTGCGTAGGTGTCTTCAATCGGCTCGTCGTCATGCTGTTGATGTGCATTCCAAGGTGGTTTTGTCAGCTTGGTTGAGGTTTGAGAGGAGAGAGGATGAGTTAGTTGGATCATCAGCTTTGGATTGTATTGGGAGACTTGTTGAATGCCCCAAGGCTGCTTTGCTACATGGCTATGATCCTGTTTTTGGTCATTGCCAATGTCATCATGGACTTGGAGCACCTAATAATGAGATTGAGATCTCTCATTTTGGTAACTCAGACTCACAAGTTTGCTTCTGCATAGGCAAAGAGGAAATCAACTGTATTCGAGGTAAAATTGCAGCTCTTTCTGCTCCATTAAAATCAATGTTGTATGGTCATTTCATTGAGTCTGATAAGGAAAGAATTGATTTTACACACATTGGTATATCTGTGGATGGAATGAGAGCTGTAGATTTCTTTAGTAGGACAAGAAGATTAGATTCTTACCCAGCCAACATACTTCTTGAGCTTCTTTCATTTGCAAATAGATTCTGTTGTGAGGAAATGAAATCTGCTTCTGATTGTTACTTGGCCTCTTTGGTTTCTGATATCGATGAGGCATTGCTTCTTATTGATTATGCTCTGGAGGAGAGAGCACATCTGCTCGTGGCGTCTTGCCTGCAGCTGATGCTAAGAGAGCTTCCAGGTTATTTGTATAATCCAAAAGTTCTCAACACATTTTGTAGCTCTGCAGCTAGAGAGAGACTTGCCCCTGTTTTTGGGCAAGCTTCTTTTCTGTTATATTATTTCCTTAGCCATGTAGCATTAGAAGATAACATGACGTCCAAAGTTACAGTTATGTTGTTGGAGAGATTGAAGGAGTGTGCTAGTGAAAGATGGCAAAAGGCACTAGCTTTGCATCAACTTGGGTGTGTGTTTCTTGAAAGGAAGGATTACAAGGAAGCTCAGCATTGTTTTGAGATGGCAATTGAGGCTGGTCATGTTTATTCTTTAGTAGGTGTTGCACGAACTAAATTCAAGCAAGGGCGGCGGTTTTTGGCTTCTGAGCTAATTAATGGTATTATTTCAGAGAATAAACCTACAGGGTGGATGTACCAAGAGAGGTCTTTGTACAGCGTAGGCAAACAAAAGATTTTGGATGTCAATGATGCCACCAGATTGGATCCCACCCTTTCTTTTCCATACAAATACAGAGCCATTACGATGGTGGAAGAGAGCCAGTTTGAGGCTGCTATCGTGGAGATAAATAGAATTGTTGGTTTTAAGGTCTCTCCAGACTGCCTTGAACTGCGGGCTTGGTTTTTTATTGCACTTGAGGATTATGAATCTGCTATAAGAGATATCCGGGCATTGTTGACTCTAGAGCCAAACTATATGATGTTTCTTGGAAAAATGAGGGCTGACCACCTGGTTGAGCTTCTCAGTCTGCACGTTCAGCCATGGAGTCCTGCAGATTGCTGGATGCAACTCTATGATCGATGGTCATCTGTTGATGATATTGGTTCACTGGCTGTTATACACCAGATGCTCATAAATGATCCTGGGAGGAGCATTCTGCGATTCAGGCAATCTCTGCTCCTATTacg GTTAAATTGTCAAAAAGCTGCAATGCGCAGTTTGCGCCTGGCCCTGAATCATTCCACCTTCTCATATGAAAGGCTTGTGTATGAAGGATGGATTTTATATGACACTGGACATCGTGAAGAAGCACTTGCTAAGGCTGAGGAATCCATTTCTCTCCAAAGGTCATTCGAAGCCTTTTTCCTTAAAGCATACGCTCTAGCCGATACAACTCTGGATTCCGAATCTTCATCTTATGTCATCCAACTGTTGGAGGAAGCACTTAAATGTCCTTCAGATGGTCTTCGCAAGGGACAA GCATTAAATAATCTAGGAAGTATTTACGTGGATTGCAATAAGTTGGACCTCGCAGCAGACTGCTATGTTAGTGCCCTCGAGATAAAGCATACAAGAGCGCATCAAGGGTTAGCACGTGTATATCATCTCAAAAACGATAGGAAAGCTGCTTATGAGGAAATGACAAAGCTGATAGACAAGGCTCAGAACAAGGCATCTGCTTATGAAAAACGGTCAGAGTATTGTGATCGTGACATGGCAAATAGTGATCTCAGCATGGCTACAGTATCAGATCCTTTAAGGACTTACCCATATAGATACAGGGCTGCAG GAGGATAA